The DNA region TTCTTTCCAGGGATGACTTCACCCAGCTTCAGGTGAGTCtgcttatttatatatgtgtagctttgtgtgttttttttattcttgttattggaattttctctttgattcttctttgttctATTATAGTTTGAGGCAGCTTGGGCGCTCACCAATATCGCTTCAGGGACGTCTGAGGACACTAAGGTCATTATCGAAAGTGGTGCTGTCCCTTCATTCATCAAGCTTCTCAGCTCTCCCAGTGAGGAAGTCCGGGAACAGGTATCagtttagattttgatttttgtataatcttttggCTAAGAAGCTGTAAGATcatattgtttgatttttgtataatCTATTCGGACTGTTTTACCATCCTGACTACTTTGTTTTCTCCTGATTACAGGCTGTCTGGGCATTAGGAAACGTCGCTGGTGACTCACCAAGATGCCGTGATCATGTCCTCGGTTGCGATGCCATGATGTCCCTTCTGGCTCAATTCAACGAGCATTCAAAGCTCTCCTTGCTGAGGAATGCTACATGGACATTATCAAATTTCTGCAGAGGGAAGCCGCAACCAGCAATTGAGCAGGTTTCCTTTCATAGAACTATCTGCCATATACACACCAATTGGATATGTTTTTTAagtcttcttttctcttttaaccGTTTATCTGTTCTGAGattgtttcattgcatttgttGAGCAGACAACACCAGCTTTACCAGTTCTTGAGCGCCTTTTGCATTCAACCGACGAAGAAGTTCTCACAGATGCATCATGGGCTCTCTCATATCTCTCTGATGGTTCAAATGAGAAAATACAAACTGTTATCGACTCTGGTGTCATCCCTCGCCTTGTTCTGCTCTTAGCGTAAGTATATTTCTTTTAGCNNNNNNNNNNNNNNNNNNNNNNNNNNNNNNNNNNNNNNNNNNNNNNNNNNNNNNNNNNNNNNNNNNNNNNNNNNNNNNNNNNNNNNNNNNNNNNNNNNNNNNNNNNNNNNNNNNNNNNNNNNNNNNNNNNNNNNNNNNNNNNNNNNNNNNNNNNNNNNNNNNNNNNNNNNNNNNNNNNNNNNNNNNNNNNNNNNNNNNNNNNNNNNNNNNNNNNNNNNNNNNNNNNNNNNNNNNNNNNNNNNNNNNNNNNNNNNNNNNNNNNNNNNNNNNNNNNNNNNNNNNNNNNNNNNNNNNNNNNNNNNNNNNNNNNNNNNNNNNNNNNNNNNNNNNNNNNNNNNNNNNNNNNNNNNNNNNNNNNNNNNNNNNNNNNNNNNNNNNNNNNNNNNNNNNNNNNNNNNNNNNNNNNNNNNNNNNNNNNNNNNNNNNNNNNNNNNNNNNNNNNNNNNNNNNNNNNNNNNNNNNNNNNNNNNNNNNNNNNNNNNNNNNNNNNNNNNNNNNNNNNNNNNNNNNNNNNNNNNNNNNNNNNNNNNNNNNNNNNNNNNNNNNNNNNNNNNNNNNNNNNNNNNNNNNNNNNNNNNNNNNNNNNNNNNNNNNNNNNNNNNNNNNNNNNNNNNNNNNNNNNNNNNNNNNNNNNNNNNNNNNNNNNNNNNNNNatgttcttcttcgtcttctactactattattatattttttttttctagttctTTTGCTGGTACCGATTCAGATGGTTTTTTTTAGATTGGGGATTTGAATCTGATTGCGGACCTAGTTAAGATCTGATGATGAATTTGAATGAAATTGTAAGCTTCTGATCTATAGGTTAATTAGATCAGGAGTActgaatttgaattttgagGTATagagaaccctaatttttggaAACTGAATTGCTTAGAGATGCTTGGTTCTTTCAATTGCAGTTGGATAATTTACAACAGCTGGTTATCGGAGTAAGCTCAGAAGATAGAGGCGCACAACTGGAGGCGACTGCTGGCTTAAGGAAATTGCTTTCaattggtttgtgatttataactctcattcttcttcttcttcatatggtTGTTTAGTTCTTTTTGCTTGTTTTTGCTTATTgtggttgattttgtttttgtagagcGAAGTCCCCCAATTACTGAAGTTGTTCAATCTGGTGTTGTTCCTCGCCTTGTGCAATTTCTTTCCAGGGATGACTTCACCCAGCTTCAGGTGAGTCtgcttatttatatatgtgtagctttgtgtgttttttttattcttgttattggaattttctctttgattcttctttgttctATTATAGTTTGAGGCAGCTTGGGCGCTCACC from Camelina sativa cultivar DH55 chromosome 3, Cs, whole genome shotgun sequence includes:
- the LOC109130189 gene encoding importin subunit alpha-6-like; its protein translation is MSYRPSAKTEVRRNRYKVSVDADEGRRRREDNMVEIRKNKREENLQKKRREGFTAPMASQLGQGFSSSLPTETRLDNLQQLVIGVSSEDRGAQLEATAGLRKLLSIERSPPITEVVQSGVVPRLVQFLSRDDFTQLQFEAAWALTNIASGTSEDTKVIIESGAVPSFIKLLSSPSEEVREQAVWALGNVAGDSPRCRDHVLGCDAMMSLLAQFNEHSKLSLLRNATWTLSNFCRGKPQPAIEQTTPALPVLERLLHSTDEEVLTDASWALSYLSDGSNEKIQTVIDSGVIPRLVLLLA